The Mustelus asterias chromosome 1, sMusAst1.hap1.1, whole genome shotgun sequence genomic interval ttggcaccaacttgggctgggggcagtgtcagggataGTGTCTGGCATGCCCCTCTCCCCTGAAGGCTATACTTTTGCGCTCCCAAGAGGATCCCAACGACAGGTTCACATCCGGGTgaccctgttgtaaacctcgccagcATGACTTTACATTGGCGAGTTATGAAAGGGTgaccctgttgtaaacctcgccagcATGACTTTACATTGGCGAGTTATGAAAATTTAACAAAGGGGAAAGATCTGGCAAGGGGATGGGGTGTTTAATAATAACATTTACTTAAATGAATATAAATCAGATTCTCATCTATTATGGACATGAACCTGATTATGTCGGAAATTGCAATCTCGCTAGCGCGATTCACGATTCCCAGATTTCACCGGACCTTGAGCCCCTCCCACCAATCCTGCAGATGGAAAGTGCGGACTCAagattcccccccctccacccaccgcaATGGCTATAAAATATTGGTGAGTATGACTATATCAGGTCGTTGCTTGAAGCAgatggtttttacgacaatccaaTAGTTACATGGTTACCATCAATGAGATTAACTTTCAATTCAGGATTTATtcattaattacatttaaattccaccagctaacTAAGTGGTGGGATTTAAAGCCCTGCCCCAGAGTGTTAGCCTGGGCTTCGGGATTACTAATGCAGTAACATTAATGCTGCATCGCTGTCCCTTAGCTACAGTTAATAATGTAAACAATTTGGAGTAGTTTAAAGCTGCTACGTATTCATTTTAAATAAACTCATTGTACCTTAATTTGCTCAATATAATGCAGACTTCTATTTCATTTTTGGATAGCATGGTAAACTCTCCTGTTGTACTTTACATCTTCAAATCACAGAAAGCATACATTTTTCAGACTAAGTAGATGGCAACAGTTGAACCTGGCAGAAATCTGAGTGGTCATTAAGTGGATTCAAATTGTTTTAGATGCACTATTTTAAATTGTATGGTAATAATAATTAGAGCTTTTTCAATTGAGTAGGTATCCTTATATTACTTTGTTCATTAGTTAGCAATTAATGCTTTATCCCATGGCAGATTTAGATGTCTATATTTAACTACCTAATTGGTGCTTGCAGGCATCTGCAGCAATGGGAAGGTCGATGCTGGTGCCTCGATACAGACAAAAGGCAATTATTTTCTATTCCATACAAGCATTGATTGCTTTATTGTCTCCACTCTGTGCCTTAGCCTTGTCTGAAGTTCTTTTATGGAACCATTGGCTCATTGTCCCCACATCTGACTCCACTTTCCATAAAgggattgaatgtatttaatttgCAATCATAACTTGGAGTATTTTGATACAAGAAACCTACAGAACAATCATAAAGATATTGGGTCAGATTTTGCTGAGAAGTCATGGTGCCTGAATATTGTCCTCCTTAGACTTGGGTACCAAAAGTGCCAGAGGATTGCAGAATTGAAAATCttatacccttgttcaaaaagggtgtaaagataagtCCAGCAACTGCAGACCAGTCATTTTAATCTCTGTAGTAGAAAAGCTTCTGGAAATGATAATCCAAGAAAAATTTAATATCACTTGTGCAAACGCAaatggaaagccagcatggattaatTTAGGGCAAGTTAGTGGAGTTTCTTTGATGAAGTAATCGAGAGGATTGATGAGGATAATGCCGATGCTGTagtgtacatggatttccaaaaggcattgatAAAGTACCACACGAGActtgtgagcaagttattgctcatggaataaaaggaacagtagcaactggaaacaaaattggctgaatgataGGAAACAATAGTGGTTAGTGgtagtttttcagactggagtaaggtttatagtggagttccccaaggTCAGTGTTGGGTCCCTTGTTCCACATGATATATATTTATGACCTGAACCCTGCTGCATGAggtacaatttcaaagtttgccaatAATACAAAATGTGAAAGCATGTGAACTGGATAATGTAGAACTTAAAAAGGGATATAGACAAGTAGATGGAAAGGGCGGacagatggcacatgaaattcaatgtagggaagtgtgaggtgattcattttggtaggaagaacatggagagacaatggcTGGGAGTTTTCAGCCCCCTGGTGGCGGGTTTTCCCATGGTGAATGCGGCAAGCCATTGGCTGGCGATGGGATCATCCAGTCACACCAAAGTCTACAGCTTGCCCGCTTCCACACACCGACCCacctcgctgctgggggagatggtCCGCAAAGAGAAGAAAGCTACAGCCCCAACATTTAACAACACATTGCTTGTTGATATTGAAGATCACCAGCAGATGCTCTATGGCAGAAGGAGCTCCAAAAACCCCTCAACTGCGGCTTGGGAGGAGGTGGCCAGGGCGGTGAGTGCCAACTCAGCCCATGAGAAATCAGAcatgcagtgcaggaagagaattaatGATCTCATCTGTTCTGCCAAAGTATGTCAACCACCTGATCGTTCAACTCATACTTGCACAAAACCATCAGACGTTCACAGGATGAATGGATCTCCACATGGATCGTACACCTGCCAATTCAAGGGgcatcccactcactctcccaagCACACCTTGACATCTCCATCTAGGCTCTTATCCTGTGCAGCTCGTGTACTTGTCCCGTGCTCAGCTCCACTCAGCACTCACACAAGCCAAGCATCCTTATCATCTGCCATGGAAAATGCCCTGATCATACTTTCATCACCTGTCTTCATGCAGGATAAGCTCACCCGCAATaagagggagagatcccagactGGTGGTGGGATGCCTGAGCTTCAAGGCGTcactccctctcagtctccatgGTGTCAACTGCTGGAGAATGTGGCAGATGCATCCCACCAGATCCCTGGACATGTGAGACATTGATGATACTGATTTTTGTTCAGCTGGAAGATCTGGTGGCTATGAGATTGCTTTGGATGGGCAGTGGGATGTGCTGCTTTTATCCCATGCCCTGGAATCCTCAACCAACACACACTACAGTTACAGCCTTTGGAATACACATGAGGGCAAATGTTCAGAAAGGAAATTAGATTATTTTAGACAGGGCTGGAGTTCCACTTCTCTGAACCTGCGAGCTGCAAGGTTTGGCAGAACAGTTTCAATGATCTTCTGCAACTTCTCTAATAGCCCACTTGTTTGCACTGAGGAATTTCTACGCTTTGCACAAGTGATCACTGCAAGGAGATTGAGTGGCACAAATCGGAATTAATCTTGCGCAAATGCACTTTGAGTTAAGGCTCCTGATTGCACCTATTTTTATGAAAATGCTCCTAGCATGT includes:
- the cfap299 gene encoding LOW QUALITY PROTEIN: cilia- and flagella-associated protein 299 (The sequence of the model RefSeq protein was modified relative to this genomic sequence to represent the inferred CDS: substituted 1 base at 1 genomic stop codon); translated protein: MVRKEKKATAPTFNNTLLVDIEDHQQMLYGRRSSKNPSTAAWEEVARAVSANSAHEKSDMQCRKRINDLICSAKVCQPPDRSTHTCTKPSDVHRMNGSPHGSYTCQFKGHPTHSPKHTLTSPSRLLSCAARVLVPCSAPLSTHTSQASLSSAMENALIILSSPVFMQDKLTRNKRERSQTGGGMPELQGVTPSQSPWCQLLENVADASHQIPGHVKVDSXLVHIYFLQDEELARQLVELGYRGSGEVLKREEFEMRKTAAEAARLAKKSQKKVLASAGKDLKDNFLIALAEREEANRSGKMTSIIFIRDYNSHGQEISGYIDYSHRLKTEQFEGYFGGKRKLMPRSTDLSFYNWDTQSCTCNSSPYYQVITDNVSGLLFRNKRDRKTVHVDPKVSPGDNTMRSLIETNLYVQVVIYDHITRRKS